One region of Solanum pennellii chromosome 6, SPENNV200 genomic DNA includes:
- the LOC107022591 gene encoding BTB/POZ domain-containing protein At3g56230 produces the protein MDCSICSAMPFILRPPRNTICAACYEGARTIITLTTNKVDHIENTKGSDNKTITGLLSASSSNPSIKGFGNALKWVKEMKEMEEESKEKLNYLSGFVVALRDHIHTDILIKPGNDAPSIPAHRALLAARSDIFKNILDSDGCKAPPSNNTITLSELNYDELECLLEFLYSGDLAKEKVEKHVYSLSIAADKYEIPFLQKFCENQMLGSLNTSNALDVLEISDTCSNTSLKETALNFIVKNMEDIVFTARFDAFALKNPHLTVQITRASFIDIKNRRLNV, from the exons ATGGATTGTTCTATATGTAGCGCGATGCCATTTATTTTAAGGCCACCAAGAAATACAATATGTGCAGCTTGTTACGAAGGAGCTAGAACAATAATTACGTTGACTACCAACAAAGTTGATCATATTGAAAATACAAAAGGAAGTGATAATAAAACAATAACTGGACTTCTTTCTGCTTCTTCATCCAATCCATCTATTAAG GGATTTGGAAATGCATTGAAATGGGTGAAAGAAATGAAGGAGATGGAAGAGGAATCAAAGGAGAAGCTCAATTATCTTAGTGGTTTTGTTGTTGCCTTAAGAGATCATATTCATActgatattttaattaaaccTGGCAATGATGCTCCTTCTATACCAGCACATAGAGCTCTTCTG GCAGCAAGATCTGACATATTCAAAAACATACTGGACTCAGATGGATGTAAAGCTCCACCAAGTAACAACACGATAACGTTGTCTGAACTAAACTACGATGAATTAGAGTGTCTATTAGAGTTCCTGTACAGTGGAGATTTGGCTAAGGAGAAGGTGGAAAAAcatgtatattccttgtcaattGCAGCAGATAAGTATGAGATTCCATTTTTGCAGAAATTTTGTGAGAATCAAATGTTGGGATCATTGAACACATCGAATGCTCTCGATGTTTTAGAGATATCTGATACTTGTTCTAATACGTCGTTAAAGGAGACAGCGTTAAACTTCATTGTTAAAAACATGGAGGATATTGTGTTTACAGCTAGATTTGATGCATTTGCACTCAAGAATCCTCATTTAACTGTACAGATTACTAGGGCTTCTTTTATAGACATTAAAAATAGAAGGCTTAATGTTTGA